The window GTGGGCGTCCTGGTCGGCCTTGCTCGGGATGCACACCCTGATCTTGCGGCGGCGGGCATAGCCGCGATTGCCTTTGCTGGTGTACGCCTTGTCTGCCAGGACCAGATCCGGCCGGGTCCGGGGCCGGCCACCATCGACCCGATAGACCTTGATGCGTTCGAGGACCGTGATGAATTGCGGGCTGTCACCCCGCTGACCAGCGGTGATCACCGTCGACAGCGTCTTACGGCCCTGTTCGCAGGCCAGGTGGGTCTTGGTGGTGAACCCGCCCCGGGACCTGCCCAGAGCATGATCGGCGGGTTCGGTGAACACCCCACCCGGCGGTTCCTTCTGCAGGTCACCGTCGTGACGGGCGCCGGCGGCATGCTGATGGGCACGGCTGATCGTGGAGTCGACGCTCACCGCCCATTCGATGTCGCCGGCGGCGTCGGCCCGGGTCTGGAGCCGGGCCAGGATCCTCGCCCAGGTCCCGTCGCGCTGCCAGCGCCGGAACCAGCGATACAGCGTCTGCCAGGGCGCGTACACCTCGGGCACGTCCCGCCACGGGGTTCCCGCCCGGACCCGCCACCGAATCCCATCGATGATCTGCCGTTTCGTCCATCGTGGCGGACGACCCCTTGCCGGCTCCGCAGGCAGTGCCGGTTCCAGCACCGCCCACTGAGCGTCGGTGAGATCGTGTCGCCTCGCTGCCGCTACGCTGGGCACGAGGTCTCCGGTGGTTCAGGTTTGCTTGGTCGCTAACCCGTTTACCGGAGACCTCACTTCGTATCGACAACCGCCACGCCGAGACCCGTCACACTTC of the Actinoplanes sichuanensis genome contains:
- a CDS encoding IS5 family transposase, which encodes MPSVAAARRHDLTDAQWAVLEPALPAEPARGRPPRWTKRQIIDGIRWRVRAGTPWRDVPEVYAPWQTLYRWFRRWQRDGTWARILARLQTRADAAGDIEWAVSVDSTISRAHQHAAGARHDGDLQKEPPGGVFTEPADHALGRSRGGFTTKTHLACEQGRKTLSTVITAGQRGDSPQFITVLERIKVYRVDGGRPRTRPDLVLADKAYTSKGNRGYARRRKIRVCIPSKADQDAHRKAKGSKGGRPPAFDPVVYRQRHAVECGINQLKQNRAMATRYDKLAVRFEATVTIAVINQWL